One genomic region from Metallosphaera tengchongensis encodes:
- a CDS encoding aminotransferase class V-fold PLP-dependent enzyme, translating to MSIDLDEFRKEIPAINNYIYLNHAAISPTPVFALLEALGYLYGVSSRGSVHVNRVEENDFLEMRQRVASFIGAEASEVSFIPNTSFGINMIIHGLNLGKGDVVLTNNLEFPATVYPLYKLRERGVEVKLLRVEPGSIDETMSENIDERVRLVVVSHVSFNTGARIDIKKIKERAKKVGALLLVDAIQSAGALKLDVKETEVDFLLAGGYKWLMSPQGSGFMYVRKGLLKDPPFYGWKTSSTFMKFDSESFELETGPRRFEIGTIDVSANLAMSKIAEKLTPERERIERRVLDLSAHTVDEAEDMNFEVVTPKHRRAGITVVRTENPKGVAEKLLQKKIVVSPRGNGIRISTHFYNTEDEVSEALKAIKSCLS from the coding sequence ATGTCAATAGATTTGGACGAGTTTAGAAAGGAAATTCCCGCAATAAATAATTACATCTATCTTAATCACGCTGCAATCTCACCAACTCCGGTCTTCGCCCTACTAGAGGCTTTGGGTTACCTCTACGGAGTATCATCGAGAGGAAGTGTCCACGTAAATAGGGTCGAGGAAAACGACTTTTTGGAAATGAGGCAGAGAGTGGCCAGTTTCATTGGGGCCGAGGCCTCAGAAGTCTCCTTCATTCCAAACACCAGTTTTGGAATCAATATGATAATCCACGGTCTCAACTTAGGGAAGGGGGATGTAGTTCTCACCAATAACCTTGAGTTTCCGGCGACCGTTTATCCGCTTTATAAACTAAGAGAGAGAGGTGTGGAAGTCAAGCTATTGAGGGTTGAACCGGGGAGCATTGATGAAACCATGTCGGAGAACATTGATGAGAGGGTAAGATTAGTGGTTGTGAGCCATGTGAGCTTTAACACAGGAGCCAGGATTGACATTAAAAAGATCAAGGAAAGGGCAAAGAAAGTGGGTGCCCTCCTCTTAGTGGACGCTATTCAGTCAGCTGGAGCCCTCAAGTTGGACGTCAAGGAGACCGAAGTTGATTTCCTTCTGGCTGGGGGATACAAGTGGCTGATGTCCCCTCAAGGTTCAGGTTTCATGTACGTTAGGAAAGGTCTATTGAAAGACCCTCCCTTTTATGGATGGAAAACCAGCTCTACGTTCATGAAGTTTGACAGCGAGTCCTTCGAACTGGAGACTGGACCTAGGAGGTTTGAGATTGGAACTATAGACGTATCCGCCAACTTAGCCATGAGCAAAATAGCTGAGAAATTAACGCCAGAGCGGGAAAGGATAGAGAGAAGAGTCCTAGATTTATCAGCACATACTGTTGATGAGGCGGAGGATATGAATTTTGAGGTTGTAACTCCCAAGCATAGGAGGGCAGGGATTACTGTTGTGAGGACGGAGAACCCTAAAGGGGTAGCTGAGAAGTTGCTTCAGAAGAAGATAGTTGTCTCCCCTAGGGGGAATGGGATAAGGATTTCAACCCATTTTTACAACACAGAGGATGAAGTGAGCGAGGCCCTAAAGGCAATCAAGAGTTGTTTATCCTAG
- the cobT gene encoding nicotinate mononucleotide-dependent phosphoribosyltransferase CobT produces the protein MVDLLGNLSERIKGKLGPFILVIGTTDVSLIPGISFAGASPELTMFTPAADAEFLMTGKCKVIDSVPVTPDGIPTPALITRASLSFLKVTRLIANAGSRVNPKIPFINLNGEPGKDIRYGGLRREVGEGILEQGVILGENLKSDIIYIGESVPGGTTTAAAVLSGLGYDGVSLVSSSSPVNPKELKKRVVDQALKSAPKETLERIFWLSDPVLIAVAGIALGFKGVTVLSGGTQMAAVAAILKELDKGKLSNVGIATTRWIINDSSSNLYSLAKEIGINLTYSNVSFAESKFNGLRAYEQGYVKEGVGAGGSMVMSLSSGVSSQELVRRIEEVYSSLINA, from the coding sequence ATCGTTGACCTATTGGGGAATCTGTCCGAAAGAATAAAGGGTAAGCTCGGACCTTTCATCCTGGTAATTGGAACTACAGATGTGAGCCTAATTCCAGGAATCAGTTTCGCTGGAGCTTCACCCGAGCTCACCATGTTTACTCCCGCTGCAGATGCCGAGTTCCTCATGACTGGGAAGTGCAAAGTAATAGATTCAGTTCCTGTGACACCTGACGGAATACCAACTCCTGCCTTAATAACGAGGGCCTCATTGTCCTTCTTGAAGGTTACCAGGCTGATCGCGAACGCAGGATCTAGGGTAAACCCCAAGATCCCCTTCATTAACTTGAACGGGGAACCGGGCAAGGACATCAGGTATGGCGGACTAAGGAGAGAAGTTGGAGAGGGAATACTGGAACAGGGTGTAATACTGGGCGAGAATCTTAAGTCAGATATCATCTACATAGGCGAATCCGTTCCTGGAGGTACAACCACCGCAGCTGCAGTGCTCTCGGGTTTAGGGTATGACGGTGTATCTTTGGTCAGCTCTTCCTCTCCCGTAAACCCAAAGGAGTTAAAGAAAAGGGTTGTGGATCAAGCGTTGAAGAGTGCACCCAAGGAAACCTTGGAGAGAATATTTTGGCTTTCAGATCCAGTGCTCATAGCAGTTGCTGGGATAGCGCTGGGGTTTAAGGGCGTCACAGTTCTCTCAGGAGGAACCCAGATGGCTGCAGTAGCTGCTATATTGAAAGAGCTAGACAAAGGGAAGCTATCGAACGTAGGGATTGCGACCACCAGATGGATCATAAATGATAGCTCCTCCAATCTGTACAGCCTAGCGAAGGAAATAGGGATTAACCTAACCTACTCCAACGTGAGCTTCGCCGAGAGCAAGTTCAATGGCCTAAGAGCCTATGAGCAGGGATACGTCAAGGAAGGTGTAGGGGCAGGGGGCTCCATGGTCATGTCGCTTAGTTCAGGGGTTTCCTCCCAGGAATTGGTGAGAAGGATAGAAGAAGTTTACTCCTCACTTATTAACGCTTAG
- a CDS encoding NAD(P)/FAD-dependent oxidoreductase — protein MGEYDIIVIGGGPIGLFGTFYSGLRDMKALLIDSQDELGGQLVTLYPEKAVYDVGGFAGIQAYDLAQKLVEQAKMFGPDIRVKEWADMLERTQDGMWVVKTDKGEAYKTKAVLIAAGIGKITPSRLGAKGEQEYENKGLYYTVRRKSDFNGKRVLIVGGGDSAVDWALNLAPVAKEVTLIHRRDQFRAHERSVKEMFEVAKVYTWHELKEVKGDGNRVTQAVIFDNRTKEEKVLNVDAVVISIGHKGDLGNMLKWGLNMKGRDILVNTKMETNLPGVYAAGDIAQVEGAPKLALIAVGFGQAAIATSVAKKYLDPNASVFAGHSSEMDKFKK, from the coding sequence ATGGGAGAGTACGACATAATAGTTATAGGAGGAGGTCCAATAGGACTCTTCGGCACGTTCTACAGTGGTCTAAGGGATATGAAAGCCCTTCTCATAGACTCCCAAGACGAGCTAGGTGGTCAACTGGTGACCCTTTACCCTGAGAAGGCTGTCTATGACGTGGGCGGCTTCGCTGGTATACAAGCCTACGATCTAGCTCAGAAACTGGTCGAACAGGCAAAGATGTTCGGTCCTGATATACGCGTGAAGGAGTGGGCTGACATGCTCGAGAGGACTCAAGACGGGATGTGGGTAGTGAAAACAGATAAGGGCGAGGCATACAAGACGAAGGCGGTACTTATTGCCGCAGGCATTGGGAAGATCACCCCAAGTAGATTAGGGGCGAAGGGAGAGCAGGAGTATGAGAACAAGGGACTTTACTATACCGTCAGAAGGAAGAGCGATTTCAACGGAAAGAGGGTCCTTATTGTTGGAGGTGGGGATTCGGCGGTTGACTGGGCATTAAACCTAGCACCAGTGGCAAAGGAAGTTACGTTAATACACAGAAGGGATCAGTTCAGGGCACATGAGAGAAGCGTTAAGGAGATGTTCGAGGTAGCGAAGGTCTACACTTGGCACGAACTGAAGGAAGTCAAGGGCGACGGGAACAGGGTTACTCAGGCAGTGATCTTCGATAACCGTACCAAGGAGGAGAAGGTTCTAAACGTGGATGCTGTAGTGATTAGCATAGGTCATAAGGGAGACCTCGGCAACATGCTGAAGTGGGGTTTGAATATGAAGGGAAGGGATATCCTAGTTAACACAAAGATGGAGACTAACCTACCGGGAGTTTACGCAGCTGGCGACATAGCCCAAGTGGAAGGTGCCCCCAAGCTCGCGCTAATAGCTGTAGGCTTCGGACAGGCAGCAATAGCTACCAGTGTCGCGAAGAAGTACCTGG
- a CDS encoding NOB1 family endonuclease — protein sequence MEKIIFDTAGFLGGLQNSFDKVFTTPQVVEEVKDSRSMGNLSFSIITNKIVVMEPSQSALKKVEKVLRDLNEFSLTKTDKSVIALAVDLNPAVVFTDDFAVQNVLIKLGIKFTPVRLGRTAQEIKSFSYVCESCGRTYREPKSECEVCGGKIRKTVVKQSQRRGS from the coding sequence TTGGAAAAGATAATCTTTGATACTGCAGGGTTCTTAGGGGGTTTACAAAACTCCTTCGATAAGGTATTCACTACCCCCCAGGTTGTAGAGGAAGTTAAGGACTCAAGGTCAATGGGGAACCTCTCTTTTTCCATTATAACTAACAAGATAGTGGTGATGGAACCTTCCCAGTCAGCCCTAAAGAAGGTGGAAAAAGTCCTCAGGGATCTCAACGAATTTAGCCTAACCAAGACAGATAAGTCCGTAATAGCGCTTGCTGTAGATCTGAACCCAGCTGTAGTCTTTACCGACGACTTTGCAGTTCAGAACGTTCTAATTAAACTGGGGATAAAGTTTACTCCTGTCAGATTGGGTAGGACGGCTCAAGAGATCAAATCTTTCAGTTACGTCTGCGAGAGCTGTGGTAGGACTTATCGAGAACCGAAGAGCGAATGCGAAGTATGTGGGGGCAAAATAAGGAAAACGGTGGTAAAACAGAGCCAAAGGAGAGGAAGCTGA
- a CDS encoding NAD(+)/NADH kinase, with protein MRLKIISKKSPKVEPIVNKIKETASSLGFTLDESEPDVILAVGGDGTLLKAVSYGKPIVTIKAGRRGFLMDGEPDEIGNILQRLAKGDYLVQEYPLLRATHSRGSVEVFNEVGILFDEPESILVSVNYSDVSFISEGDGVLISTPQGSTGWSMSITGVYLGVDALEVTLVSPILSPVKSLIIPRTQVRLVMEDKGYEQRARVVADGEIVDLIKTGEGLLIEPSPKRAVIYRFFKSDPVRGLLSWKR; from the coding sequence ATGAGACTTAAAATAATTAGCAAGAAATCCCCTAAGGTAGAGCCTATCGTAAATAAAATAAAGGAAACCGCCTCATCTCTGGGCTTCACCTTGGATGAGAGCGAACCAGATGTGATCCTAGCAGTGGGTGGAGACGGAACGTTGCTTAAGGCAGTAAGCTATGGAAAACCGATTGTTACGATCAAGGCGGGGAGAAGGGGCTTCCTTATGGACGGGGAACCTGATGAGATAGGTAACATCCTCCAAAGGCTAGCTAAGGGAGACTATCTAGTCCAAGAGTACCCTCTCCTGAGGGCTACCCACTCTAGGGGGTCGGTGGAAGTCTTCAATGAAGTCGGGATCCTCTTTGATGAGCCTGAGAGTATCCTGGTTTCAGTAAACTACTCCGACGTGAGCTTCATCTCTGAGGGGGACGGTGTTTTAATATCCACTCCGCAAGGATCCACAGGTTGGAGCATGTCAATCACTGGGGTCTACCTGGGAGTAGATGCCCTAGAAGTTACCCTAGTTAGCCCTATCTTATCCCCCGTTAAATCTTTAATAATCCCAAGAACACAAGTTAGGCTAGTTATGGAGGATAAGGGTTACGAACAGAGGGCGAGAGTTGTGGCGGATGGAGAGATTGTCGACTTAATTAAAACAGGTGAAGGTCTACTTATAGAACCTTCACCTAAGAGGGCGGTAATTTACAGGTTCTTTAAATCAGATCCTGTGAGGGGTTTACTCAGTTGGAAAAGATAA
- a CDS encoding MFS transporter: MKGATILFARAVYAINWFYLAPEIPNLISEYHQSYKLAGIIPLSFFLGSGLMQLPASYIGTKIGQRNSIVLGLLLMSLSSFLVAFSSSLTEVLVYYFLGGVGASFFFSSGGSILSVLNKERVGLYLGVYNALFSVGGFIGLNWVLVFRELGFSNGVALVGALDFLSALLNLRLPNYTPSWKAVKDKGVVLLGVATVGVWGIYYAVGELFPSFMFFFYHVRSVTASEVTSSLLIFSAIGGAMGWLGDKFGGMKVLLSSSIVTSLSLLFLYTPFYELGLAILGISNELAISVLYSITALRVGLKNSSVTLAMVNSINISLGTWLEFVAGFLGYYSWATLVVLSLLPLLLLLNLRTRT, encoded by the coding sequence GTGAAAGGAGCAACAATATTATTCGCCAGGGCAGTGTACGCGATTAACTGGTTTTACCTGGCCCCAGAAATACCGAACTTGATATCCGAGTATCATCAGTCCTACAAGTTGGCTGGGATCATCCCCCTATCTTTCTTCCTAGGGTCTGGTCTCATGCAGTTACCAGCCAGCTATATTGGAACCAAAATTGGACAGAGGAACTCCATAGTGCTAGGCCTCCTCCTCATGTCACTCTCCTCCTTTTTAGTCGCTTTTTCCTCTAGTCTAACGGAGGTTTTAGTCTATTACTTTTTGGGAGGTGTTGGGGCGTCCTTCTTCTTCTCCTCTGGAGGAAGCATTCTCTCTGTCTTGAACAAGGAGAGGGTGGGTCTATATCTAGGCGTTTATAACGCTCTATTCTCGGTGGGTGGTTTCATTGGCCTCAATTGGGTGCTTGTCTTTAGGGAACTCGGTTTTTCAAATGGAGTAGCTCTCGTTGGTGCCCTTGATTTCCTGTCGGCGCTCTTGAACCTAAGGTTACCCAACTATACACCGTCCTGGAAGGCCGTGAAGGATAAGGGAGTCGTACTGCTTGGTGTTGCCACTGTGGGAGTGTGGGGCATATACTACGCTGTAGGGGAGCTTTTCCCATCCTTCATGTTTTTCTTCTATCACGTACGCTCAGTGACTGCCTCAGAGGTTACAAGCTCTCTCCTCATTTTTTCAGCCATAGGAGGGGCAATGGGATGGCTAGGAGATAAATTTGGGGGAATGAAGGTCTTGTTGTCCAGTTCCATAGTGACCTCGCTCTCCCTCCTCTTCCTTTATACGCCCTTTTACGAGCTTGGATTAGCGATTCTAGGGATCTCCAACGAACTGGCGATTTCGGTCCTCTACTCAATCACGGCACTGAGGGTGGGCCTTAAGAACTCAAGCGTTACCCTAGCGATGGTGAACTCCATCAATATAAGCCTAGGAACTTGGCTCGAGTTCGTAGCAGGCTTCTTGGGGTACTACTCGTGGGCCACATTGGTGGTACTGAGTTTGCTTCCTCTTCTGCTCTTACTCAACTTGAGGACTCGAACCTAA